The segment ATTCACATACCTGCAACTGAAGCGCCAAAAGTAATTGCACGCTTCGGCAGCATGAATAATCTTGTGAGCCAGGTGCTTGAACCAACGATTGGTAACTATTTCCGTAACAGTGCGCAGGATAGTGATGTGATTTCATTCTTAAGTACACGTAAAGAACGTCAGAACGCAGCGAAGGACCATATTAAAGAAGTGTTGGAAGAGTATAACGTAAATGCAGTGGATACATTGATCGGTGACATTGTTCCACCCGAAGCGTTAATGAAAACATTAACTGATCGTAAGATCGCACAGGAAGAAGAGAAAACTTACGAAACACAACGAATGGCCCAGGAAAAAAGACAAGGTGTTGAAAAAGAAACAGCCATTGCTGATATGCAGAAAGAAATTGTAAAGGCACAACAAAGTGTTGAGATTGCACAACGCACGGCTGACGCAACAGTAAAGAAAGCAGAAGGTGATGCTACCAGCTTAAAGCTGAATGTAAATGCAGAAGCTGAAGCAACTAAGATGCGTGCAAATGCCGATAGTGAAGCAATTAAAATGAAAGCTGCTGCACAAGCTGAATCAACAAAACTGAATGCCACTGCTGATGCAGAACGTATTTCAAAAACAGGTTTGGCTGAAGCGGAGAAGATAATGGCGATTGGTAAGTCAACTGCCGAAGCTTATGAGTTGCAGGTAAGGGCAATGGGTGGCGATAACTTTACACGTTATAAGATCACTGAGGAAATCAGTAAGGGTCAGATCAAAATCATACCTGATGTATTAATTGGTGGTAGTAACGGATCAGATGGTCCTATCAGCGGATTACTTGGTTTGAAGCTGATGGAAATGATGGATGCTGATAAGAAGAGTGAGAAGGGTAAAGAGAATTAATTGCATCATTGAAATAAAAAAAACCTCTGCAACAGCAGAGGTTTTTTTTATGAGTTTAAGAGAATGATTATTTATTCTCCAACACGTCAGTAATACGATCACTGAGATCCTGCAGATGCAGTTTCGTCATGTTATCTGTTGTTAATGGTAATGCTGCTTTAATATCATTACGCAGTGTACGCAATGTTCCTTTCAGGATTGAATACGCATCTGTGTTTTTGATATTAAGTGATGGTGATATCTGTAATGTTATACCAAGACCACCAATTGAAAGAGGTGATGCACCGCCTGGCAATAATGTAATGATGCGCTCAACAAACATCTTCTGCAAATTACGGCGATATACATCTGTTGCTTTCTTTGCATAAACTTCGCTGAAAATAGCACGACGCAGATCGTCCATCACTTCAGTTGCTTTGTAAGCATTGTTGCCAATGGCAGCTTCTGCTTCAAACAACTTGGTCATTGTCGAAGAACTGATAATGCGGTTCAGGATCGATTCCTGTCTGTTTGCAATTACAACCTGCGGGCTAATGCCGGTGCGGCTGAAGATATCATTGTTGATCAACCACGTTGGTGTTGTAAAGAGCTGTTGATTGAGGAAGCTCATTGCTTCTTTTTGTACAGATTTCGGCGTGAACTCATATACAGCACCATCCTGTTCGCTCATTTTTGGTGTTTCATAAATACCGCCGATGTTTTTTGCAACATGGCCCATGTAACGCCCAAACTGAGTTTGTACCTGGTTGTACATTTCATCTAAACCTTCATAGCTTTCGTTAGGTTGTTTGGTCCAATTGATGAGGTTCGGAACAATGCGTTGCAGGTTCTTAATACCGTAGCCACTTGCTTTCATCGCATCGTTACCTAAGTCTTCGTTTTGTGAACGAGGATCATCAGGATTGGTTTCAGTACCAAACCAATTACGTTTGTTCTTTAAACGCTCAGTAGTGAGTTTTTGTAACACAGGTACTTCTGCTTCTGCAGTTTTGTACTCAGGCATCCAGCGGTAACCCCACTCAATAGCCCACTTATCATAATCACCAATGCGTGGGAACAAACCAATGCGTGTGATATTGTCTTCCGGTTGTGCTACATAGTTAAAACGTGCATAGTCCATAATAGATGGAGTGTGGCCATTCGCTTCAACCCATTTTTTATTACGGAGACTGTCAACAGGAACTGTAGAAGAAGAGCCGTAGTTATGACGGAGACCTAATGTATGTCCAACTTCATGTGATGACACAAAACGAATCAATTCGCCCATCAATGCATCTTCAAATACCATTGTACGTGAACCGGGATCTACAGCAGCTGTTTGAATAAAATACCAGTTGCGTAAAAGGCTCATTACATTGTGATACCAGTTGATATGACTTTCCAGGATTTGTCCGCTGCGTGGATCATGCACGTTCGGGCCACTTGCATTAGCTACTTCACTTGGCTTGTAAACAATGGCACTGAAACGGGCATCTTCCAAACTCCAGGTACTGTCTTCTTGCGGAGTAGGAGCCATTTTTCCCATGATTGCATTTTTGAAACCGGCTTTTTCAAATGCAGCCTGCCAATCGTTTACGCCTTGAATAAGATAGTTTACCCATTTCTTAGGTGTAGCAGGATCGATGTAATAAATGATCGGGTTCTTTGGTTCAACCAATTCTCCACGCTTGTATTTTTCAATATCCTCATCTTTTGGTTCAAGCTTCCAGCGAACAGCCATTTCAATTTCTTTTACACCTTGTGGGTTTGCATCGAAGTCGGTATAGCGGCGTGTAAAGAAACCAACACGTGGATCGAAGTAACGGGGCTTTGCAGGAACTTTTGGTAACAACAACATTGAGCTGTTAAGTTCTAATGTAAAGTTGCCGCTTCTGCCTTGTGCTGAAAAAGGATTTGCTTGTGCACCCGGAGCAGCACCA is part of the Lacibacter sediminis genome and harbors:
- a CDS encoding zinc-dependent metalloprotease yields the protein MMKNVTLASLLLAGSLTAGLAQNRPTVPASGGAPTQLPTGAPPMAQRAAMPKPYKEVITDKAKTDEGLFKVHMVDDKWYFELPDSLLNRDILVVTRISKSAAGLSNGFSGYAGDIVNNNVIRFEKGPNNRVFLRRVSFDQRGTDENGMYKAVVNSNIQPIMQTFSVSAFGRDSVTNTRSTVIDMTEFVAGDNDVLFFSTGSKSSLQLGAVQADKSYINTIKSYPINIEVKTVKTYTRGGAAPGAQANPFSAQGRSGNFTLELNSSMLLLPKVPAKPRYFDPRVGFFTRRYTDFDANPQGVKEIEMAVRWKLEPKDEDIEKYKRGELVEPKNPIIYYIDPATPKKWVNYLIQGVNDWQAAFEKAGFKNAIMGKMAPTPQEDSTWSLEDARFSAIVYKPSEVANASGPNVHDPRSGQILESHINWYHNVMSLLRNWYFIQTAAVDPGSRTMVFEDALMGELIRFVSSHEVGHTLGLRHNYGSSSTVPVDSLRNKKWVEANGHTPSIMDYARFNYVAQPEDNITRIGLFPRIGDYDKWAIEWGYRWMPEYKTAEAEVPVLQKLTTERLKNKRNWFGTETNPDDPRSQNEDLGNDAMKASGYGIKNLQRIVPNLINWTKQPNESYEGLDEMYNQVQTQFGRYMGHVAKNIGGIYETPKMSEQDGAVYEFTPKSVQKEAMSFLNQQLFTTPTWLINNDIFSRTGISPQVVIANRQESILNRIISSSTMTKLFEAEAAIGNNAYKATEVMDDLRRAIFSEVYAKKATDVYRRNLQKMFVERIITLLPGGASPLSIGGLGITLQISPSLNIKNTDAYSILKGTLRTLRNDIKAALPLTTDNMTKLHLQDLSDRITDVLENK